A section of the Drosophila subobscura isolate 14011-0131.10 chromosome A, UCBerk_Dsub_1.0, whole genome shotgun sequence genome encodes:
- the LOC117903096 gene encoding uncharacterized protein LOC117903096: MGKLRAFMILWCAMLMVQQPGIAQGPWGMLSDDDHADVKDTGSWKTSPQVTEETDGTTMAMPTGSPDEDYNIFGVTEAAPKGRLTITYAPQIRGPRFGSSNGRDTDFKRQVALARAKRRKFALMQKRCQFASEQTLQSIKQNPLMKTQAPMSPAHVPTEAPMASATVKASIATASSNASDVPFVYYNKVETPASNAEIKVFEMAIETFQLKPYDHSKPRKFPQDMSGVPFSDTLENGSQGNHSSEHNQCRQSSMYDMLLPLLTPLMNILQTKMVTQTTTEKPKGPVVNKQTAWKQSPFDLHKGTTIENQSPRVTYNSSEDTTVGVESLIQNSATTPTPFEMPKDQSLFELHKRQIIKKYKAVQRHLRQRHRHKESSLNNVDSARVPSFGSPMWEDQSPSELRKSRKTRIAKRKASHHQRHRSHQLHRDTDKGDDENSPKDFGMHKKPKIEHQSPAELHKRQQMAKKKAGYNQQRHSHKTPTPRTEDQNTDEDIRKFLAEHNPFKMNDSSNLEKILNSQRIKNPFQLHSIRVDHPTMAPYVTTTTPLWLSNVSNKEKKLPFELSDDSWVTPSYAEFLNNREAVMKSLEMPYSPPWEELQKSQEIKNQSPSVFPWHAAYPNNDKVFATPLKLHKIPKEESPSPFERKVSPVSEGQASLELHKSPKSESQVPFELLHSRENQPLYPLYPNNGEHTATPIKLHDHSPKIDYNKSPFETYQNPKLENQSPFEMYLKPKVGSPLELRHSHLDQPTYAPLHPTNDEETLKPLELQSSPPKENKSPFGMQHSPLMDNQSAFKMRQSTVERPLYPTYPRINAGIPKITEMNQLRNTVKKTLLTNPRVAAWLLDIIDEAKAIATEKIKKLTLKRQADSKKEELETFYNPKETIEGTAPVLTCPVRQGPPGKSQRRYTDLGF, from the exons ATGGGCAAGCTCCGTGCTTTCATGATTTTATGGT GTGCCATGCTGATggtgcagcagccaggcatTGCCCAGGGTCCGTGGGGCATGCTCTCGGATGACGACCATGCTGATGTCAAAGATACGGGATCGTGGAAGACTTCACCTCAAGTAACTGAAGAAACTGACGGAACAACCATGGCCATGCCAACAGGCAGTCCAGATGAGgattacaacatttttggcgTTACCGAAGCAGCACCTAAAGGCAGATTGACCATCACATATGCACCCCAGATCCGTGGGCCTCGATTTGGCTCATCGAATGGACGTGACACCGATTTTAAGCGCCAAGTGGCATTGGCTCGCGCCAAGCGCCGCAAATTCGCGCTGATGCAAAAACGTTGCCAGTTCGCATCGGAACAGACGCTGCAGTCCATCAAGCAGAATCCTTTGATGAAGACCCAAGCACCAATGTCGCCTGCCCACGTGCCCACTGAAGCCCCTATGGCCTCTGCTACAGTGAAGGCCTCCATCGCGACCGCCAGCTCAAACGCTTCTGATGTGCCATTTGTATATTACAATAAGGTAGAGACGCCAGCCAGCAATGCTGAGATCAAGGTGTTCGAAATGGCGATTGAGACCTTTCAGCTGAAACCATATGACCACTCGAAACCGAGAAAGTTTCCTCAGGATATGAGTGGAGTTCCGTTCTCGGATACTCTCGAGAATGGATCACAGGGTAACCACTCGTCCGAGCACAATCAATGTCGCCAGTCATCGATGTATGACATGTTGCTACCGCTTTTGACACCGCTGATGAACAttctgcaaacaaaaatggtGACACAGACAACCACTGAGAAGCCCAAAGGACCAGTTGTGAACAAGCAGACAGCCTGGAAGCAGTCACCTTTTGATCTGCACAAAGGCACGACAATTGAAAACCAGTCTCCCCGTGTCACGTacaacagcagcgaggacACAACGGTGGGTGTTGAATCCCTGATTCAAAACAGTGCAACAACCCCCACACCATTTGAGATGCCGAAAGACCAGTCACTGTTTGAGCTGCATAAACGCCAAATTATCAAAAAGTACAAGGCAGTCCAGCGCCATCTACGccaacgccaccgccacaaGGAGTCATCTCTGAATAACGTCGACAGCGCAAGAGTCCCTTCATTTGGGAGCCCAATGTGGGAGGACCAGTCACCGTCTGAGCTGCGCAAAAGTCGAAAAACTCGAATTGCAAAGCGCAAGGCATCCCACCATCAACGCCACCGAAGCCACCAACTTCACCGTGACACGGACAAGGGTGACGACGAGAACTCGCCGAAAGACTTTGGGatgcacaaaaaaccaaaaatagagCACCAGTCACCGGCTGAGCTACACAAACGCCAGCAGATGGCCAAGAAGAAGGCAGGCTACAACCAACaacgccacagccacaagacCCCAACTCCGCGGACTGAAGACCAGAATACCGACGAGGACATAAGGAAATTCCTTGCGGAGCACAATCCCTTTAAGATGAACGACAGCTCAAATTTGGAGAAGATTCTCAACAGCCAAAGGATCAAAAACCCCTTTCAGTTGCACAGCATCCGCGTGGATCACCCAACGATGGCTCCATACGTGACAACGACGACACCTCTTTGGCTGAGCAACGTCTCAAACAAGGAGAAGAAGTTACCATTTGAGCTGAGCGACGACAGCTGGGTCACACCATCGTATGCCGAATTTCTGAACAACCGTGAGGCCGTGATGAAATCCTTGGAGATGCCATACAGCCCACCGtgggaggagctgcagaagaGCCAAGAGATAAAAAATCAGTCGCCCTCTGTGTTTCCATGGCATGCAGCATACCCAAATAACGACAAGGTCTTCGCAACACCGTTAAAGCTGCACAAAATACCAAAGGAGGAGAGCCCGTCGCCATTTGAGAGAAAGGTCAGTCCAGTGTCGGAGGGCCAGGCATCGTTGGAGCTGCACAAGAGTCCGAAAAGTGAAAGCCAGGTGCCCTTTGAGCTTCTTCACAGCCGCGAAAACCAACCCTTGTACCCTCTATACCCGAATAACGGCGAGCACACGGCGACACCCATTAAGCTGCATGATCACAGCCCAAAGATAGATTATAATAAGTCACCCTTCGAGACTTACCAGAACCCAAAGCTGGAGAACCAATCGCCGTTTGAGATGTACCTAAAACCAAAGGTGGGATCGCCCCTTGAGTTGCGCCACAGCCACTTGGATCAGCCAACGTATGCTCCATTACACCCAACTAATGACGAGGAGACGCTAAAACCTTTAGAGCTGCAGAGCAGCCCACCGAAGGAGAATAAGTCACCATTTGGGATGCAACACAGCCCATTGATGGACAACCAGTCGGCCTTTAAGATGCGCCAAAGCACCGTGGAGCGCCCATTGTATCCCACATACCCGAGGATCAATGCGGGCATTCCGAAGATCACAGAGATGAATCAACTCAGGAATACCGTCAAAAAGACTTTGCTGACCAATCCCCGTGTTGCCGCATGGCTGCTGGATATTATCGACGAGGCTAAGGCCATAGCGACcgaaaaaattaagaaattgaCGCTCAAGCGACAGGCTGACAGCAAGAAGGAAGAACTGGAGACATTTTACAACCCCAAGGAAACTATTGAAGGCACCGCACCTGTCCTCACCTGTCCCGTTCGCCAAGGACCTCCTGGCAAATCGCAAAGGCGATACACTGATTTAGGTTTCTAG